In the genome of Natronorubrum sediminis, one region contains:
- a CDS encoding cell division protein FtsA: MAKGLDVGTMNILSAQQDGNDTVFVQQRNSFVEIEYSDMAEQMLSRSEVLHIRKDDKVYVVGDDALNFANIFNKETRRPMKHGILSNDEKSAIPMMKLIIEQVVGEPAYPDEKLYFSSPADPIDSDLSTLYHQKTIESFLNDMGYDSEPINEGMSVIYSELADNNFTGLGISFGAGMTNVCLAYYAVPVMKFSVARGGDWVDEQAARATGTPVDKVTSIKEDDFELDFTTDVGGVEGALSIYYENLLDYVIENIVKEVDDEDVEEGLDVPVVVTGGTSSPSGFEDLFRDHLEDANIPFSIRDVSHANEPLYSVARGGLVAARSDEDVDHDGGDDDAEEAEAAAE, translated from the coding sequence ATGGCGAAAGGCCTAGACGTTGGGACGATGAACATCCTGTCAGCACAGCAGGATGGGAACGACACGGTTTTCGTGCAACAGCGCAACTCATTCGTAGAGATCGAATACTCGGATATGGCCGAGCAAATGCTCTCGCGAAGTGAAGTACTCCACATTCGCAAAGACGACAAGGTGTACGTCGTTGGTGACGACGCCCTTAACTTTGCGAACATTTTCAACAAGGAGACACGCCGCCCGATGAAACACGGGATTCTCTCGAACGACGAGAAGAGTGCGATTCCGATGATGAAGCTCATCATCGAACAGGTCGTCGGCGAGCCAGCCTATCCTGACGAGAAACTGTACTTCTCCTCGCCCGCAGATCCGATCGACTCGGATCTCTCGACGCTGTATCACCAGAAAACGATCGAGTCGTTCCTCAACGACATGGGATACGACTCCGAACCAATCAACGAAGGGATGTCCGTCATCTACTCCGAACTCGCGGACAACAACTTCACCGGCCTCGGCATCTCCTTCGGTGCCGGGATGACGAACGTCTGTCTGGCGTACTACGCAGTGCCAGTCATGAAGTTCTCCGTCGCTCGTGGTGGCGACTGGGTCGACGAACAGGCCGCCCGCGCGACGGGCACGCCCGTCGACAAGGTCACCTCCATCAAGGAAGACGACTTCGAACTCGACTTCACGACCGACGTTGGTGGCGTCGAAGGTGCACTCTCGATTTACTACGAGAACCTGCTCGACTACGTCATCGAGAACATCGTCAAAGAAGTCGACGACGAAGACGTCGAAGAGGGACTGGACGTCCCCGTCGTCGTCACGGGCGGAACCTCGAGTCCGAGTGGCTTCGAGGACCTCTTCCGTGACCACCTCGAGGACGCGAACATTCCGTTCTCGATTCGGGACGTCTCCCACGCGAACGAACCCCTCTACAGCGTCGCCCGTGGTGGCCTCGTGGCCGCCCGTTCCGACGAAGACGTCGACCACGACGGCGGAGACGACGACGCAGAAGAAGCAGAAGCGGCTGCCGAATAA
- a CDS encoding zinc finger domain-containing protein, whose amino-acid sequence MECPRCEGALEELSLGDVSTVSCPHCEFADVPVDHIPEGEEPESWRDAFHRFYDQ is encoded by the coding sequence ATGGAGTGTCCACGCTGTGAGGGGGCGTTAGAGGAACTCTCGTTGGGTGACGTCTCGACGGTGTCGTGTCCACACTGTGAGTTTGCGGACGTCCCGGTCGATCACATCCCCGAGGGAGAGGAACCGGAGTCCTGGCGAGACGCGTTCCACCGATTTTACGATCAGTAA
- a CDS encoding METTL5 family protein translates to MSGPSRRSLARALETLDDFAEPSVELEQYLTPPEIAAHVCHQAQLSGDLEGWVVDLGTGTGMFAIAASLSGAKRVVGIDVDPDALAVARSNAARIEAAGESGFLEWVRADATQPPVSEPVGDATVTVFSNPPFGAQRGNRHADRAFLETARSIADVSYTIHNEGSQSFVESFAADEGGDVTHAFRAEFPIEQRFEFHTEGERTLEAEVFRIEWA, encoded by the coding sequence ATGTCCGGCCCGTCGCGCCGATCGCTCGCTCGAGCACTCGAGACGCTCGACGATTTTGCCGAGCCATCCGTCGAACTCGAGCAGTACCTCACGCCCCCCGAGATTGCCGCCCACGTCTGTCATCAGGCCCAACTCTCCGGGGATCTCGAGGGGTGGGTCGTCGATTTAGGCACCGGAACGGGAATGTTCGCGATCGCGGCGTCGCTTTCGGGAGCCAAGCGCGTGGTCGGTATCGACGTCGATCCCGACGCGCTCGCCGTTGCACGGTCGAACGCAGCCAGAATCGAAGCCGCGGGAGAATCGGGGTTCCTCGAGTGGGTTCGTGCTGACGCCACGCAACCACCCGTGTCGGAACCTGTGGGCGATGCTACGGTCACGGTCTTCTCGAATCCACCGTTCGGCGCACAACGGGGAAATCGCCACGCAGATCGGGCGTTTCTCGAGACGGCTCGGTCGATCGCCGACGTCTCGTATACGATCCACAACGAGGGGAGTCAGTCGTTCGTCGAGTCGTTCGCGGCGGACGAGGGCGGCGACGTCACGCACGCGTTTCGCGCGGAGTTCCCGATCGAACAGCGATTCGAGTTTCATACCGAAGGCGAGCGAACGCTCGAGGCGGAAGTGTTCCGGATCGAGTGGGCGTGA
- a CDS encoding ABC transporter permease, with product MRLRRAGRRLRAVVGLAVSQLRRSPGRTVLTVFAVALAVLSVTLLASLGVGVVETGEDGLDSSSRDIWISSDPIDPSASGTENPIVGAHTVSAEVSEREDVSSAAPLAMHDVYIGTSPDDLERTSAVGVHETHDGFGFEEGEGFETDTNASDGDGVADERPTDPDVEEIVLDPDTAEEHDVSVGETVYVGTARESAPNYEFTVVGIAEYYSQFLGSDTEAIPLGDLQALGGTAGTDRATFITASVADGEDPNAVAAELDDDYPEYDVRANDEQVGAMIEERPLVIASGTTLVGLALVGGIVLTVNLFALVAYQQRDELAALRAIGLSRWVLAGTIAVQGFLISLVGGVFGLALTPLFAAGLNHLSASIVGFDELLRTPPEVYLLGLTLSIALGTVVALVTGWRGARYARLEHLE from the coding sequence GTGAGGCTCCGTCGGGCCGGCAGACGACTGCGGGCGGTGGTCGGGCTAGCCGTCTCGCAGCTTCGGCGCTCGCCCGGACGAACTGTCCTCACCGTATTCGCCGTCGCGCTCGCGGTCCTGTCGGTGACGCTTCTCGCCAGCCTCGGCGTCGGCGTCGTCGAAACGGGAGAGGACGGCCTCGACAGCTCCAGTCGGGACATCTGGATCTCGAGCGATCCGATCGACCCGTCAGCCAGCGGCACCGAAAACCCGATCGTCGGCGCACACACCGTGTCTGCAGAGGTAAGCGAGCGTGAGGACGTCAGCTCCGCCGCACCGCTCGCGATGCACGACGTCTACATCGGAACGTCACCGGACGACCTCGAGCGAACGTCGGCCGTCGGCGTCCACGAGACCCACGACGGGTTTGGCTTCGAGGAGGGGGAAGGGTTCGAAACCGACACGAACGCGTCCGACGGTGATGGGGTTGCCGACGAACGGCCAACCGACCCGGACGTCGAAGAGATCGTCCTCGATCCCGATACTGCCGAGGAACACGACGTATCGGTCGGTGAGACGGTCTACGTCGGGACGGCTCGAGAGTCGGCACCGAACTACGAGTTCACCGTCGTCGGAATCGCCGAGTACTATTCGCAATTCCTCGGGTCGGACACCGAAGCGATTCCGTTGGGTGATCTCCAGGCCCTCGGCGGAACGGCCGGAACCGATCGAGCGACGTTCATCACCGCGAGCGTCGCCGACGGTGAGGATCCAAACGCCGTCGCAGCCGAACTGGACGACGACTATCCGGAGTACGACGTTCGAGCCAACGACGAGCAGGTCGGGGCAATGATCGAAGAGCGACCGCTCGTCATCGCGAGCGGCACGACGCTGGTCGGCCTCGCGCTCGTCGGCGGAATCGTCTTGACGGTTAATCTCTTCGCGCTGGTTGCCTACCAGCAACGCGACGAACTCGCTGCACTGCGAGCAATCGGCCTCTCTCGGTGGGTACTCGCTGGAACCATCGCCGTCCAGGGGTTCCTCATCAGCCTCGTCGGTGGCGTGTTCGGGCTCGCGTTGACTCCCCTGTTCGCCGCGGGACTCAACCACCTCTCGGCGTCAATCGTCGGCTTCGACGAATTACTGCGAACCCCACCTGAGGTGTACCTCCTCGGACTCACTCTCTCGATTGCCCTCGGAACGGTCGTCGCCCTCGTCACCGGCTGGCGTGGCGCTCGTTACGCTCGACTCGAGCACCTCGAGTGA
- a CDS encoding ABC transporter permease — protein MAADDAFESNEDGTRRSRWRGILGVSVTRLWKRTVRTKSSRVLATVCAVALTIALLVVVTGVALGLADGGAVDDADADVQIVPEESGTLSAVDGVEGPRLGETNDRAETIRESDGVDHASPVLIEPVELESPSDGESETVLLVGVDADDEHRTVGGLSTAQLAGGDDGGDNESDAVSQDDTIVLSEPAADRLDAAPDDDITVGPSHVPADVPAPSMTATDVQSTDDETPVALVDLEQLQTLSGADDDQLADQVLVWGDDDAAASAADDEYPDAAVETHDGTDPSALFSDGLAFATSVLTFVIGIAICASFVATTAGMTVTEERRTLAVLEAVGYPTRSRLSIVAVSTMLTTIVGALVGIVLGIGGIALVNTIATATIAPSAVAIVHPILVPYALGVALVSGLVAIPYPLAVAARTSVLEEVGR, from the coding sequence ACCGTCCGAACCAAGTCGAGTCGGGTCCTCGCGACCGTCTGTGCCGTCGCCCTCACGATCGCCCTGCTCGTCGTCGTGACCGGCGTCGCACTCGGACTCGCCGATGGCGGCGCTGTCGACGACGCCGATGCCGACGTACAGATCGTCCCCGAGGAGAGCGGCACGCTGTCGGCCGTCGACGGCGTCGAGGGGCCTCGCCTCGGTGAGACGAACGATCGGGCGGAGACGATTCGCGAATCCGACGGTGTCGATCACGCCTCACCCGTCCTCATCGAACCGGTCGAACTCGAGTCCCCGAGTGACGGCGAATCCGAGACGGTCCTTCTCGTCGGTGTCGATGCAGACGACGAACATCGAACCGTCGGCGGACTCTCGACGGCCCAGTTAGCGGGGGGTGACGACGGTGGCGACAACGAATCGGACGCCGTCTCACAGGATGACACCATCGTCCTCTCCGAACCGGCTGCAGACCGACTGGATGCAGCGCCCGACGACGACATTACCGTTGGCCCCTCTCACGTCCCAGCGGACGTTCCAGCCCCTTCGATGACGGCGACTGACGTCCAATCGACCGACGACGAAACGCCGGTCGCACTCGTCGACCTCGAGCAGTTGCAGACGCTCTCGGGTGCCGACGACGACCAACTGGCAGATCAGGTCCTGGTGTGGGGCGACGACGATGCAGCGGCGTCCGCTGCTGACGACGAGTATCCCGACGCGGCGGTCGAAACCCACGACGGAACCGACCCGTCTGCACTGTTCAGCGACGGACTCGCGTTCGCGACGAGCGTGCTCACGTTCGTCATCGGGATCGCAATCTGTGCCTCCTTCGTCGCCACGACCGCCGGGATGACCGTCACCGAAGAGAGGCGGACGCTCGCCGTTCTCGAGGCCGTTGGCTACCCCACGCGGAGTCGCCTCTCGATCGTCGCTGTCTCGACAATGCTGACGACGATCGTCGGTGCACTCGTCGGCATCGTCCTCGGCATCGGTGGCATCGCGCTCGTCAACACAATCGCCACCGCGACGATTGCCCCCAGTGCCGTCGCCATCGTTCACCCAATACTCGTTCCCTACGCACTCGGCGTCGCCCTCGTCTCAGGGCTCGTCGCGATTCCCTACCCGCTCGCAGTCGCCGCGCGCACCTCCGTCCTCGAGGAGGTGGGACGGTGA